A single region of the Thioalkalivibrio nitratireducens DSM 14787 genome encodes:
- the ispC gene encoding 1-deoxy-D-xylulose-5-phosphate reductoisomerase — MPRERVTILGSTGSIGVSTLDVLARQHDRFEVYALTAQSNVERLAEQCLEHRPAVAVMVDPEAGAALRDLLARAGSLTEVRSGAQALATAAAAPEVDIVMAAIVGAAGLLPTLAAAESGKRLLLANKESLVMSGALLIDAVARSGARLLPVDSEHNAIFQCLPAGYRCADPIHPHGAQRIWLTASGGPFRDRPLETFDAITPDEACAHPNWEMGRKISVDSATMMNKGLEVIEARWLFALEADAIRVVLHPQSIVHSMVAYSDGSVLAQLGQPDMRTPIAHALAWPGRMASGVGALDLLSVGRLDFAEPSPERFPCLGLAYRALTAGGTATTVLNAANEVAVAAFLDERMPFTAIARVIDDTLAAIPVEPADSLERILALDARARDYAGESVAGRATEQ; from the coding sequence GTGCCGCGGGAACGGGTTACGATCCTGGGATCGACGGGCAGCATCGGCGTTAGCACGCTCGATGTGCTGGCGCGCCAGCACGACCGCTTCGAGGTCTACGCGCTGACTGCGCAGTCGAACGTCGAGCGGTTGGCCGAACAATGCCTCGAGCACCGTCCGGCGGTGGCGGTGATGGTCGATCCGGAGGCCGGCGCGGCACTGCGCGACCTGTTGGCACGGGCCGGCAGCCTCACCGAGGTCCGAAGCGGTGCGCAGGCGCTGGCGACCGCTGCCGCGGCCCCGGAGGTCGACATCGTGATGGCCGCGATCGTCGGTGCTGCAGGACTGCTGCCGACCCTGGCGGCGGCCGAATCGGGCAAGCGGCTGCTGCTCGCGAACAAGGAGTCGCTGGTGATGTCCGGCGCGTTGCTGATCGATGCCGTTGCGCGCAGCGGCGCCCGGCTGCTGCCGGTGGACAGCGAGCACAATGCGATCTTCCAGTGCCTGCCCGCCGGCTATCGCTGTGCGGACCCGATTCATCCGCACGGTGCGCAGCGGATCTGGCTGACCGCGTCCGGCGGACCGTTCCGGGACCGCCCCCTGGAAACGTTCGACGCGATCACGCCGGACGAGGCCTGCGCGCACCCGAACTGGGAGATGGGCCGAAAGATCTCGGTCGATTCGGCGACGATGATGAACAAGGGTCTTGAGGTGATCGAGGCGCGCTGGCTGTTTGCGCTGGAAGCAGATGCCATCCGGGTGGTGCTGCACCCGCAAAGCATCGTCCACTCGATGGTGGCCTATAGCGATGGCTCGGTGCTGGCCCAGCTTGGCCAGCCGGACATGCGCACACCGATCGCGCACGCGCTGGCCTGGCCGGGGCGAATGGCGTCCGGAGTGGGCGCGCTGGACTTGCTGAGCGTTGGACGGCTCGACTTCGCCGAGCCGTCGCCCGAACGCTTCCCTTGCCTGGGACTGGCCTATCGGGCGCTGACGGCGGGCGGGACCGCCACAACCGTGCTGAATGCGGCGAACGAGGTCGCTGTGGCGGCCTTTCTGGACGAGAGGATGCCGTTCACCGCGATCGCGCGCGTGATCGACGACACCCTGGCGGCGATCCCGGTCGAGCCGGCGGATTCGCTGGAAAGGATTCTTGCGTTGGATGCCCGGGCGCGGGACTATGCTGGGGAATCCGTCGCAGGTCGCGCTACCGAGCAATGA
- a CDS encoding phosphatidate cytidylyltransferase encodes MLRQRVVTAIAVIVPVFLLIAFAPSGVVAGFVLLVVALGAFEWARLGRFATKGTRAAFAVLVLAVPASLLLAWGGAGWTEMHAWVLWLGVVWWGLVFVGLPTYRPGLGAGTWGRWLLRGAAFPTLAPAALALVWLHASAPMLVIYLLLLVAAADTGAFVVGRRFGRSKLAPDISPGKTREGLLGTLAATVPVALVGAWGFGLLAMDALVFVLLGIVVALVSVAGDLQESVLKREAGAKDSGALLPGHGGILDRVDSLTAAAPVFAAGLLWTALFPQGGG; translated from the coding sequence ATGCTTAGGCAGCGAGTCGTCACCGCGATCGCGGTCATCGTCCCCGTCTTCTTGCTGATCGCGTTCGCACCGAGCGGGGTGGTCGCGGGCTTCGTGTTGCTGGTGGTCGCGCTGGGTGCCTTCGAATGGGCGCGGCTCGGCCGCTTCGCCACCAAGGGCACGCGTGCCGCGTTTGCGGTGCTGGTGCTGGCGGTGCCGGCGAGCCTGCTGCTGGCCTGGGGCGGTGCCGGGTGGACCGAGATGCATGCCTGGGTGCTCTGGCTCGGGGTCGTCTGGTGGGGGCTGGTGTTTGTCGGGCTGCCGACGTACCGTCCCGGGCTCGGCGCGGGAACGTGGGGCCGCTGGCTGCTGCGCGGTGCGGCTTTCCCAACGCTGGCCCCGGCAGCGCTGGCGCTGGTATGGCTGCATGCCAGTGCCCCGATGCTGGTGATCTATCTGCTCCTGCTGGTGGCGGCTGCGGACACCGGGGCATTCGTCGTCGGTCGGCGTTTCGGCCGCAGCAAGCTGGCACCCGACATCAGCCCTGGCAAGACCCGGGAGGGCCTGCTCGGTACGCTGGCTGCCACCGTCCCGGTGGCGCTGGTCGGTGCCTGGGGCTTCGGGCTGCTGGCCATGGATGCGCTGGTGTTCGTGCTGCTGGGGATCGTGGTGGCACTGGTCTCGGTTGCCGGGGATCTGCAGGAGAGCGTGCTCAAGCGTGAGGCAGGCGCAAAGGATAGCGGGGCCTTGCTGCCCGGGCATGGCGGCATCCTCGACCGGGTCGACAGCCTGACCGCCGCGGCGCCCGTCTTCGCCGCTGGGTTGCTATGGACCGCCCTGTTCCCGCAAGGGGGGGGGTAA
- the uppS gene encoding polyprenyl diphosphate synthase codes for MSATPKLADAGPAHVAIIMDGNGRWAESRGLTRSDGHREGLKATRRAVEFFANRGVQALTIFAFSSENWQRPRGEVDALFDLFVSAIEAELPELSEKGICLRFIGERADFPQPLQQRMAEAEAATAANEVMTLVVALGYGGRWDILQAAQRWLRDSAGGAPDPERFEDYLSTTGLPPVDMLIRTGGEKRISNFLLWQSAYAELFFLDTLWPDVTEQDLLGTLETYLKRQRRFGQTPHQAEARDA; via the coding sequence ATCTCCGCAACCCCGAAGCTCGCCGATGCAGGACCGGCCCATGTAGCGATCATCATGGACGGCAACGGTCGCTGGGCCGAATCCCGTGGTCTGACGCGCAGCGACGGGCACCGGGAAGGGCTGAAGGCGACCCGCCGGGCGGTCGAGTTCTTCGCAAATCGCGGGGTCCAAGCGCTGACGATTTTCGCGTTCAGCAGCGAGAACTGGCAGCGGCCCCGGGGCGAGGTGGACGCCTTGTTCGACCTGTTCGTGAGCGCGATCGAGGCCGAACTCCCGGAGCTCTCGGAGAAGGGGATCTGCCTGCGTTTTATCGGCGAGCGTGCGGATTTTCCGCAGCCGCTGCAGCAACGGATGGCCGAGGCCGAGGCCGCGACCGCGGCCAACGAGGTGATGACGCTGGTGGTGGCGCTTGGTTACGGGGGGCGCTGGGATATCCTGCAGGCCGCCCAGCGCTGGTTGCGCGACAGTGCGGGCGGTGCGCCCGACCCCGAGCGCTTCGAAGACTACCTGAGCACGACAGGCCTGCCCCCGGTGGATATGCTGATTCGCACCGGTGGCGAGAAGCGCATCAGTAACTTCCTCCTGTGGCAGTCCGCCTATGCCGAACTCTTCTTCCTGGATACGCTCTGGCCCGACGTCACGGAGCAGGATCTGCTGGGCACGCTGGAAACCTACCTGAAGCGCCAGCGCCGATTCGGCCAGACCCCGCATCAGGCCGAGGCCCGCGATGCTTAG
- the frr gene encoding ribosome recycling factor — MTQAIFNDASQRMDKSLEALRSEFTKIRTGRAHSSLLDHVLVEYYGSEVPINQVANVNVEDARTLTVTPWERNMVGKVEKAIMTSDLGLNPATVGTVIRVPLPALTEERRRDLVKVVRGEAENARVAIRNIRRDANHALKQQVKDKEISEDEERRAGERIQKLTDEHVARIDEMLAEKEAELMEV; from the coding sequence ATGACGCAAGCCATCTTCAACGACGCAAGCCAGCGCATGGACAAGTCGCTCGAGGCGCTGCGCTCGGAGTTCACCAAGATTCGTACCGGACGGGCCCACTCCAGCCTGCTCGATCATGTGCTGGTCGAGTACTACGGATCGGAAGTGCCGATCAACCAGGTCGCGAACGTCAACGTCGAGGACGCCCGGACGCTGACGGTGACGCCATGGGAACGGAACATGGTCGGCAAGGTCGAGAAGGCGATCATGACGTCCGACCTGGGCCTGAACCCGGCGACGGTAGGCACCGTGATCCGGGTGCCGCTGCCGGCGCTGACCGAGGAGCGGCGGCGCGACTTGGTCAAGGTCGTGCGCGGAGAGGCCGAAAACGCCCGGGTAGCGATCCGCAACATCCGGCGCGATGCGAACCACGCGCTGAAGCAGCAGGTGAAGGACAAGGAGATCTCGGAGGACGAGGAACGGCGCGCCGGGGAGCGGATCCAGAAGCTGACCGACGAGCACGTGGCCCGCATCGACGAAATGCTGGCCGAGAAGGAAGCGGAGTTGATGGAGGTTTGA
- the pyrH gene encoding UMP kinase, with the protein MNQEGQPAYRRILLKLSGEAFMGAQEYGVDPAVLDQVAQEVAELSTLGVEVGIVIGGGNIFRGAGLAKGGMDRVTGDHMGMLATVINALALQDAIERTGRFCRVMSAIRINQVCEDYIRRRAVRHLEKGRIVVFAAGTGNPFFTTDSAAALRAIEINAELMIKATKVDGVYDADPMQRSDARRFERLTFDEALERRLGVMDTTALVMCRDNQLPLRVMNMFAKGDLQRLVMGEPVGTLVEGAIQ; encoded by the coding sequence ATGAATCAGGAAGGCCAGCCGGCGTACAGGCGCATTCTTCTCAAGCTGAGCGGTGAGGCCTTCATGGGAGCCCAGGAGTACGGCGTCGATCCGGCCGTGCTCGACCAGGTGGCGCAGGAAGTGGCCGAACTCTCCACACTCGGGGTCGAAGTCGGGATCGTGATCGGCGGCGGCAATATTTTCCGGGGCGCGGGTCTGGCCAAGGGCGGGATGGACCGGGTCACCGGCGACCACATGGGGATGCTGGCCACGGTGATCAACGCGCTCGCGCTGCAGGATGCGATCGAGCGGACTGGCCGGTTCTGTCGGGTGATGTCGGCGATCCGGATCAACCAGGTCTGCGAGGATTACATCCGGCGCCGCGCGGTGCGCCACCTGGAGAAGGGCCGGATCGTGGTGTTCGCGGCCGGTACCGGCAATCCCTTTTTCACCACGGATTCGGCTGCGGCCCTGCGTGCGATCGAGATCAACGCGGAATTGATGATCAAGGCGACCAAGGTCGACGGGGTGTACGATGCCGATCCGATGCAGCGCAGCGACGCCCGGCGCTTCGAGCGTCTGACGTTCGACGAGGCGCTGGAACGCCGCCTGGGCGTGATGGATACGACCGCGCTGGTGATGTGCCGGGACAACCAGCTGCCACTGCGAGTAATGAATATGTTTGCCAAGGGCGACCTGCAGCGGCTGGTGATGGGCGAGCCGGTGGGTACCCTGGTCGAGGGGGCCATTCAATGA
- the tsf gene encoding translation elongation factor Ts: protein MQISAALVKELRERTGAGMMECKKALTETQGDIEGAIELMRKSGQAKADKKAGRVAAEGRIEIAVQGSDAVIIEVNSETDFVAKDDSFRQFAAACAQAALASAASDVASLMAVEVDGQSLEARRAALIAKIGENIQVRRFERVHSAGPLGAYLHGNRIGVLVSLSGGDEELAKDVAMHIAASRPVCVDADQVPAETVEKEREIFRAQALDSGKPADIVEKMVDGRIRKFLGEITLVGQPFVKNPDQTVGQLLKDRGATATGFVRYEVGEGIEKKVENFAEEVMAQARGA, encoded by the coding sequence ATGCAGATTTCCGCTGCTCTAGTCAAAGAACTGCGCGAGCGCACCGGCGCCGGCATGATGGAGTGCAAGAAGGCGCTCACCGAAACCCAGGGCGATATCGAGGGTGCGATCGAGCTGATGCGCAAATCCGGCCAGGCCAAGGCGGACAAGAAGGCCGGCCGAGTCGCCGCCGAGGGCCGCATCGAGATCGCGGTGCAGGGTTCCGACGCGGTGATCATCGAGGTCAATTCCGAGACCGATTTCGTCGCCAAGGACGACAGCTTCCGCCAGTTTGCCGCTGCCTGCGCACAGGCGGCGCTGGCATCGGCTGCGTCCGACGTCGCGTCGCTGATGGCCGTGGAGGTGGACGGCCAGAGCCTGGAGGCCCGTCGTGCGGCACTGATCGCGAAGATCGGCGAGAATATCCAGGTGCGCCGCTTCGAGCGCGTGCACAGCGCCGGACCGCTGGGTGCCTACCTGCATGGCAACCGGATCGGGGTGCTGGTCAGCCTCTCCGGGGGCGACGAGGAACTCGCGAAGGATGTCGCGATGCATATCGCGGCCAGCCGCCCGGTCTGCGTCGACGCGGATCAGGTTCCTGCGGAGACCGTCGAGAAGGAACGCGAGATCTTCCGCGCTCAGGCGCTGGATTCCGGGAAGCCGGCCGATATCGTCGAGAAGATGGTCGACGGACGGATCCGCAAGTTTCTGGGTGAGATCACGCTGGTCGGTCAGCCCTTCGTGAAGAATCCGGACCAGACGGTCGGGCAGCTCCTGAAGGATCGCGGGGCCACGGCCACGGGTTTCGTGCGCTATGAAGTGGGCGAGGGCATCGAGAAGAAGGTCGAGAATTTCGCCGAGGAGGTCATGGCTCAGGCGCGGGGCGCGTAA
- the rpsB gene encoding 30S ribosomal protein S2 codes for MSFVTMRQMLEAGVHFGHQTRYWHPKMAPYIFGERNKIHIINLEKTLPLFNDAMNFVGKVAADGGKIMFVGTKRSAREVVGEEARRCGMPYVNHRWLGGMLTNFSTVKQSIKRLKDIEAMRADGSIDRLNKKEGLMLIREQDKLERSLGGIKDMNRMPDVMFVIDVGYEKIAVAEAKKRSIPVVAIVDSNNSPEGVDYVIPGNDDAMRAIQLYVAAVADTIVEAKGANATAVKEEEFAAAESGVQA; via the coding sequence ATGTCATTCGTCACTATGCGCCAGATGCTCGAGGCCGGCGTGCACTTCGGCCACCAGACCCGCTACTGGCATCCCAAGATGGCCCCGTACATTTTCGGGGAACGCAATAAAATCCATATCATCAACCTGGAAAAAACGCTGCCGCTGTTCAACGACGCGATGAACTTCGTCGGCAAGGTCGCTGCCGATGGCGGCAAGATCATGTTCGTTGGCACCAAGCGTTCGGCGCGCGAGGTGGTTGGCGAAGAGGCGCGCCGCTGCGGCATGCCTTACGTGAATCACCGCTGGCTAGGCGGCATGCTGACCAACTTCAGCACCGTGAAGCAGTCGATCAAGCGCTTGAAGGACATCGAGGCGATGCGCGCCGACGGCAGCATCGACCGTCTGAACAAGAAAGAGGGGCTGATGCTGATCCGCGAGCAGGACAAGCTCGAGCGCAGCCTCGGAGGCATCAAGGACATGAATCGCATGCCCGACGTGATGTTCGTGATCGACGTCGGCTACGAGAAGATCGCTGTGGCCGAGGCGAAAAAGCGCAGCATCCCGGTGGTCGCAATCGTCGATTCGAACAACAGCCCCGAGGGAGTCGATTACGTGATCCCCGGCAACGACGACGCGATGCGCGCGATCCAGCTCTACGTGGCTGCCGTTGCGGACACGATTGTCGAGGCCAAGGGTGCGAACGCGACCGCGGTGAAGGAAGAGGAATTCGCGGCCGCCGAGTCCGGCGTCCAGGCCTGA
- the map gene encoding type I methionyl aminopeptidase, translating to MPVTIKTPEEVERMRVAGRLAAEVLEMIAPHVEAGITTDELDRICHDYIVNHQKAVPAPLNYRGFPKSICTSVNHQVCHGIPGDRQLKNGDIVNIDITVIKDGYHGDTSQMFCIGKPGIQAKRVVDVSRACMYLGIQQVRPGATLGDIGHAIQRYAETHRCSVVREYCGHGIGKSFHEDPQVLHYGKPGTGLRLEPGMCFTIEPMINAGRRHTRLLADGWTAVTKDHSPSAQWEHTILVTEDGCDILTLRAGETPPQALAA from the coding sequence ATGCCTGTGACCATCAAGACCCCGGAAGAAGTCGAACGCATGCGCGTAGCCGGCCGGCTGGCCGCGGAAGTGCTCGAAATGATCGCGCCCCACGTCGAGGCCGGGATCACCACCGACGAGCTCGATCGCATCTGCCACGACTATATCGTGAACCACCAGAAGGCGGTCCCGGCGCCGCTGAACTACCGCGGTTTCCCGAAGTCGATCTGCACTTCGGTGAACCACCAGGTCTGCCACGGAATCCCCGGCGATCGACAGCTGAAGAACGGCGACATCGTCAACATCGACATCACCGTGATCAAGGACGGCTACCACGGCGACACCAGCCAGATGTTCTGCATCGGCAAGCCGGGCATCCAGGCCAAGCGCGTCGTGGACGTGTCCCGCGCCTGCATGTACCTTGGCATCCAGCAGGTTCGGCCCGGCGCGACGCTGGGCGACATCGGCCATGCGATCCAGCGTTACGCCGAGACCCACCGCTGCTCGGTGGTGCGCGAATACTGCGGCCACGGGATCGGCAAGTCGTTCCACGAGGATCCCCAGGTGCTGCACTACGGCAAGCCCGGCACCGGGTTGCGCCTCGAGCCCGGAATGTGTTTCACCATCGAACCGATGATCAACGCCGGACGCCGGCACACCCGGCTACTCGCCGATGGCTGGACCGCGGTGACCAAGGATCACAGCCCCTCGGCGCAATGGGAACACACGATCCTCGTCACCGAGGACGGCTGCGACATCCTGACGCTGCGCGCAGGCGAGACACCGCCCCAGGCCCTGGCCGCATGA
- the glnD gene encoding [protein-PII] uridylyltransferase — MSPAALVWSAQAASAAPGLDELREHPRDTARFRQYRRDIIDRLHQGFQDGADIDALIHGHAALVDALLTLIWRQFEFAAQSDLCLVAVGGYGRGELHPGSDIDILVLAERDAEARHGDTISRFVTFLWDVGLEVGHSVRSIDDCLREARDDITIATTMFEARHLCGARALFEAFREAMHPDRIWDSRSFYAAKLAEQQARHQRFGETAYRLEPNVKEGPGGLRDIQMIGWVSKRHFAAERLEQLVAHGFLREGELRDLIEGQRFLWNVRFALHMITGRREDRLLFDLQRTLAGTFGFVDQHQNLGVEQFMQRYFRTISDLQRLNELLLQHFNEAILQDPGSMSEVHRIHQRFQIRGGYLELVHDQVFMIYPPALLEAFLLVQTHPEVQGIRASTIRLIRAHRHMIDAQFRRNPVCRNLFMQILRAPRGVTTELRRMNRYGVLGAYIPAFGRIIGRMQYDLFHVYTVDEHTLNVLRNTRRFALPEFADEQPLASDIYSRVQRPERLILAALFHDIAKGRGGDHSELGALDALHFCQHHGLGNEDAALVSWLVRSHLLMSLTAQRKDISDPEVVLNFAREVRTRERLDLLYLLTIADIRGTNPELWNNWKASLLQTLYKAALLVLERGLDTPPDTDEQIGQTCREALQILASHGLDEEAVEAIWEEFEVEYFVRHSADEIAWHTRAIAGIRDSDLPLVLVRHETPRGSTEIFVYTDDHPRLFARITTTLTQLGLDIVDARIITTHSGRTLDTFLVLEGMGHAVEPGFRVDEIRETLRERLVDPRCDHHAVQRSLPRRLKHFDVATQIEFGPGVPAVSSTRMRVRALDRPGLLSTIGCVFAEQNVNVRTARISTAGEQVEDIFLLFNTDGRELTPEQQDALRRQLVEEI; from the coding sequence ATGAGTCCTGCCGCGCTGGTCTGGTCCGCGCAAGCGGCCAGCGCGGCACCGGGCCTCGACGAACTACGCGAACATCCCCGGGATACCGCGCGTTTCCGCCAGTACCGGCGTGACATCATCGACCGGCTGCACCAGGGCTTCCAGGACGGGGCGGATATCGATGCCCTGATTCACGGCCACGCCGCGCTGGTCGATGCCCTGCTGACCCTGATCTGGCGGCAGTTCGAGTTCGCGGCACAGTCTGACCTCTGCCTGGTCGCGGTCGGCGGCTACGGGCGCGGCGAACTGCATCCCGGTTCCGACATCGACATCCTGGTGCTCGCCGAGCGCGACGCCGAGGCCCGTCACGGCGACACCATCAGCCGCTTCGTGACCTTCCTGTGGGACGTCGGGCTCGAGGTCGGGCACAGCGTGCGCAGCATCGACGACTGCCTGCGCGAGGCCCGCGACGACATCACCATCGCGACCACGATGTTCGAGGCCCGGCACCTTTGCGGCGCGCGCGCGTTGTTCGAGGCCTTCCGCGAGGCGATGCACCCGGACCGCATCTGGGACTCGCGTTCGTTCTACGCCGCCAAGCTCGCGGAGCAGCAGGCGCGTCACCAGCGCTTCGGCGAGACCGCCTACCGCCTCGAGCCCAACGTGAAGGAAGGCCCGGGCGGCCTGCGCGACATCCAGATGATCGGCTGGGTCAGTAAACGGCATTTCGCTGCCGAGCGGCTCGAGCAGTTGGTCGCGCACGGATTCCTGCGCGAGGGGGAACTGCGCGACCTGATCGAGGGCCAGCGCTTCCTGTGGAACGTGCGCTTCGCGCTGCACATGATCACCGGACGCCGCGAGGACCGGCTGCTGTTCGACCTGCAGCGGACGCTGGCCGGCACCTTCGGCTTCGTCGACCAGCACCAGAACCTCGGGGTCGAGCAGTTCATGCAGCGCTACTTCCGCACCATCAGCGATCTGCAGCGTCTGAACGAGCTGCTGCTGCAACATTTCAACGAGGCGATCCTCCAGGATCCCGGTTCGATGAGCGAGGTACACCGAATTCACCAGCGCTTCCAGATCCGGGGCGGCTACCTGGAACTGGTGCACGACCAGGTGTTCATGATCTACCCGCCGGCCCTGCTCGAGGCTTTTCTGCTGGTACAGACTCACCCCGAGGTCCAGGGAATCCGCGCGTCGACGATCCGGCTGATCCGCGCCCACCGGCATATGATCGACGCCCAGTTCCGCCGCAACCCGGTCTGCCGCAACCTGTTCATGCAGATCCTGCGCGCGCCCCGCGGCGTGACCACCGAGCTGCGAAGGATGAACCGCTACGGCGTGCTGGGAGCCTACATTCCCGCCTTCGGCCGGATCATCGGGCGCATGCAGTACGACCTGTTCCATGTCTACACCGTCGACGAGCACACGCTGAACGTACTGCGCAACACGCGCCGCTTCGCACTGCCCGAGTTCGCCGATGAACAACCGCTCGCCAGCGACATCTATTCCCGGGTGCAACGGCCGGAACGGCTGATTCTCGCCGCGCTGTTCCACGACATTGCGAAGGGCCGCGGCGGCGACCACTCCGAGCTCGGAGCGCTGGACGCGCTGCATTTCTGCCAGCACCACGGTCTCGGCAACGAGGACGCCGCCCTCGTCAGCTGGCTGGTCCGTTCCCACCTGCTGATGTCGCTGACCGCGCAGCGCAAGGACATCTCGGACCCCGAGGTCGTGCTGAACTTCGCGCGCGAAGTCCGCACCCGGGAGCGGCTGGACCTGCTGTACCTGCTCACGATTGCCGACATCCGGGGCACCAACCCCGAGCTCTGGAACAATTGGAAGGCCTCGCTGCTGCAAACCCTCTACAAGGCGGCGCTGCTGGTGCTCGAACGCGGACTAGACACACCCCCCGACACCGACGAGCAGATCGGCCAGACCTGCCGCGAGGCCCTGCAGATCCTGGCCAGCCATGGCCTGGACGAGGAAGCCGTCGAGGCCATCTGGGAAGAATTCGAGGTCGAGTATTTCGTGCGCCATTCGGCGGACGAGATCGCCTGGCATACCCGGGCCATTGCCGGCATCCGGGACTCGGACCTGCCCCTGGTCCTGGTCCGGCACGAGACACCCCGCGGCAGCACCGAGATCTTCGTCTATACCGACGACCACCCCAGGCTGTTCGCGCGGATCACGACCACCCTGACCCAGCTCGGGCTGGATATCGTCGATGCCCGGATCATCACCACCCACAGCGGCCGCACACTCGACACCTTCCTGGTACTCGAGGGCATGGGTCACGCGGTGGAACCCGGGTTCCGGGTGGACGAGATCCGCGAGACCCTGCGCGAGCGCCTGGTCGATCCGCGTTGCGACCACCACGCGGTCCAGCGCAGCCTGCCGCGCCGGCTGAAGCATTTCGACGTGGCCACCCAGATCGAGTTCGGCCCCGGCGTGCCGGCCGTCTCGAGCACCCGGATGCGCGTGCGCGCGCTCGACCGCCCGGGACTGCTGTCGACGATCGGCTGCGTGTTCGCCGAGCAGAACGTCAATGTGCGCACCGCCCGGATCAGCACGGCCGGCGAGCAGGTCGAGGACATCTTCCTGCTGTTCAACACCGACGGCCGGGAACTCACCCCGGAACAGCAGGATGCATTGCGCCGCCAGTTGGTCGAGGAGATCTGA